TGCCAACTGTAAAttgttatttctgctaaaaccttaacttaaatgtgtatatggtgtttatctgtttctctctctgttttagatGCACTTATCAATCTGGAATTCGGGCTTGAAGCCGGAATTGCAGGAATGCAACACGTGTTGCAGAGGACTTTTTCACTGCCCTCTGTGCCCCACTTTCAGCCCTGCTGTCAGGGCAAAGATTGAGGAGCATCTCAGTGTGCATATAAAAAATGCTTTGCCTTTCAAAGGTATGTTTGTATTAAATATACTTTATAGTTATAAATATGCACTTTTTTAAGCACTTCTGCAGTATCTTTGTTGACTTAAAAGTTGCTGTTGATATTGTACAGTTCAGTGCATTCATCTGCAacaaaaatagtgtttttataaaatatatttttatttacttttcaccACTTTTCTTGACATAACATTTGTGATCCATACCATTTAACTTTCATTATTGAGGTTGGCTTGGATGTTTTTGTTAACATGTACAATCTGATTGTTAGACAAATTGATTGCATTCTATACAACTACATTTAAAttacatctgtttgtttgtttgtttttttctcttacagATAAAATGATATGCCGGTGCAGGCTGCCTTGTAGGACAACAGGACACTTTCACTGCCCTGTCTGTAATCTTACAATCATACGGCGTGGGGATATGGCAAGGCATTTATTGTCTTGTCAGCATTCTTCAATACCAAGTCAGCCACCACTATCAGGACTGCTCCCCGCTGAACTCTCCGAGGAGCCCCGTATTCCTCCGGCAGTACTCTTCGAGGAGCCCCGTCTCCCCCCCAAGGTTTTGTCTTTGGGATCGGAACCATTTTCTGACTCTTTGTTAGAACATTCATATGCTCTACCCTCTGCGTTCAATAAAACTGCAGCTGATGGAAAGTCCATGAATTTGACATGCCCTCACTGTGGCCTTACTCTTCGTACCAAAAACTACAAGGCTCACATGATGAGGAAGCACTCCAACCAATCAATAGATGTTTGCCTGGCCAGTCatctgcagtgtgtttgtgtagatGAAACTACAGGGTTATTTGCTGTGCAGAGAACTGGCCATGGGTTTTCTGTGCCAGTTCACGTTCAGAGGAAAACATGGGGGGTGTCTCACAATATCAGATGTGAGCTGGAGGAATGTCAGCAATACCAGTTGCTGGCCCAGCGGAGCGGACTAGGCTTCAGTTTATGTGAGCACCTTCGCTCACTAGATTACTGCCGAGAAACTGTAAAGGAGGTTTTTCTTCAAGAGCACATCGTGATGGAAATGGTGGACCTTAAATTTTTTGGAGAGGCCAAAGCTGCTACATGcataaagagacagaaagctgCCCAGATGGCACATGCTCCACTTTGTGTGAGGGTGGATTTTGGTGGATCCTCAACACAGATCTGTTTGTCTGTATTTGAGCCGGAAATACACAGTTTCTGCCGTCTTGGCAGAATATTTGTGACTTACAATGCTCTGAGGAACACCTGGCATTGTGCTTGTGCAAAGCCTCGAATATCATGTCCTCATAAAAACATAGCTAAATGGCATCTCTtccagacacagagagacatctTCAAATCAACTGTACCACTATCATCAGGCACCCCATCACAGATGACTCAGGAGAGTTCTTCCTTTGAGGACAATGCTGCCGTCGAAAGGAGTATACGCtatatttttaaagagaaaaaaatacctgGATCTCTTCCAGAAAATGTCATCTCACAGAAAATGGATCATCAGAAACAGCTCTTTCCATGTGAAACGTTGTGCCAGGTGTGCCCAGAGCACCCAAAACTTGATGAGGCTGTTCTAGTTACCAATAAAGCGAGGATTGTCAGCATGATGGGAGTGATTGAGAGTAAGTTTTAATGAATAAGATTAAACATCAGTGTGAAATAATTAGTTATAATTGTTCCTATACTAATGTTTTGACATTAATGTGATTTGTCTTTAACAGATGTTTCAACACACCATAGATCGTGTCCTCGGTGCCACATGGTCTACAGGT
This genomic window from Astatotilapia calliptera chromosome 16, fAstCal1.2, whole genome shotgun sequence contains:
- the LOC113008408 gene encoding uncharacterized protein LOC113008408 isoform X1, giving the protein MHLSIWNSGLKPELQECNTCCRGLFHCPLCPTFSPAVRAKIEEHLSVHIKNALPFKDKMICRCRLPCRTTGHFHCPVCNLTIIRRGDMARHLLSCQHSSIPSQPPLSGLLPAELSEEPRIPPAVLFEEPRLPPKVLSLGSEPFSDSLLEHSYALPSAFNKTAADGKSMNLTCPHCGLTLRTKNYKAHMMRKHSNQSIDVCLASHLQCVCVDETTGLFAVQRTGHGFSVPVHVQRKTWGVSHNIRCELEECQQYQLLAQRSGLGFSLCEHLRSLDYCRETVKEVFLQEHIVMEMVDLKFFGEAKAATCIKRQKAAQMAHAPLCVRVDFGGSSTQICLSVFEPEIHSFCRLGRIFVTYNALRNTWHCACAKPRISCPHKNIAKWHLFQTQRDIFKSTVPLSSGTPSQMTQESSSFEDNAAVERSIRYIFKEKKIPGSLPENVISQKMDHQKQLFPCETLCQVCPEHPKLDEAVLVTNKARIVSMMGVIENVSTHHRSCPRCHMVYRYQEWTDGLHNFDNHVVLSLELCLFLRENLQNHVSASRVIDSLEGLRRVKFPSRDTIFHAYCHFEALTDAEYMYSCINCGFHPPVVVMDLHRKGVFKLAVSDLKAPEDFNGEHDIEGFWNSIHLEMISRGFFPSGVKNPFSVPPSYTHWAPWIGSETRTSDIVLNTEFKKVGTSSSHEAKLSSVTEDRLLDELAKQKVGVVRKLCKACNIDSKGSRFDLITRLRENDTGETGDTEPQKRVDNKKANRRSTDATFPDPCGPPCEALTKPENILASRSSWCFVPHPGQQQLLNYVLDISRPKDELIVETSSGCLTRSDFWTLGLNKEMESTIGNGCFELITKIVQSKGISIYIENLYVTRTWLAPYGCDPLRSFPTDAQRMDIIVLPLWTPGHFQLCESCSEDHSRAVVRKKEL
- the LOC113008408 gene encoding uncharacterized protein LOC113008408 isoform X2, with protein sequence MHLSIWNSGLKPELQECNTCCRGLFHCPLCPTFSPAVRAKIEEHLSVHIKNALPFKDKMICRCRLPCRTTGHFHCPVCNLTIIRRGDMARHLLSCQHSSIPSQPPLSGLLPAELSEEPRIPPAVLFEEPRLPPKVLSLGSEPFSDSLLEHSYALPSAFNKTAADGKSMNLTCPHCGLTLRTKNYKAHMMRKHSNQSIDVCLASHLQCVCVDETTGLFAVQRTGHGFSVPVHVQRKTWGVSHNIRCELEECQQYQLLAQRSGLGFSLCEHLRSLDYCRETVKEVFLQEHIVMEMVDLKFFGEAKAATCIKRQKAAQMAHAPLCVRVDFGGSSTQICLSVFEPEIHSFCRLGRIFVTYNALRNTWHCACAKPRISCPHKNIAKWHLFQTQRDIFKSTVPLSSGTPSQMTQESSSFEDNAAVERSIRYIFKEKKIPGSLPENVISQKMDHQKQLFPCETLCQVCPEHPKLDEAVLVTNKARIVSMMGVIENVSTHHRSCPRCHMVYRYQEWTDGLHNFDNHVVLSLELCLFLRENLQNHVSASRVIDSLEGLRRVKFPSRDTIFHAYCHFEALTDAEYMYSCINCGFHPPVVVMDLHRKGVFKLAVSDLKAPEDFNGEHDIEGFWNSIHLEMISRGFFPSGVKNPFSVPPSYTHWAPWIGSETRTSDIVLNTEFKKVGTSSSHEAKLSSVTEDRLLDELAKQKVGVVRKLCKACNIDSKGSRFDLITRLRENDTEPQKRVDNKKANRRSTDATFPDPCGPPCEALTKPENILASRSSWCFVPHPGQQQLLNYVLDISRPKDELIVETSSGCLTRSDFWTLGLNKEMESTIGNGCFELITKIVQSKGISIYIENLYVTRTWLAPYGCDPLRSFPTDAQRMDIIVLPLWTPGHFQLCESCSEDHSRAVVRKKEL